From the genome of Nicotiana sylvestris chromosome 1, ASM39365v2, whole genome shotgun sequence:
CTTTAAAATGCCTAAATCTCGCCAGTCATTTGTTTTACAAAGAATATACTCGTTATTTATATCTAGATGGAATGGAACCAAGAGATCTAaacaaaaatttgaaaataaGGAACCTATTGCACCTGATGTCTATAATACGATATCATCTTAGAACTTTAGAGCTAAAACTAACCAATTTATATATCCATCCTCTTATTATGATTAAACACAAGTTTGCACTACGTAATAAGCGATTATAAGGTTGTTGTTTGTGATCTTCTTGTGAAGTATGTTTTATTATCAAAATAAATACCTTGATAAGTTGGAGCCATTCGCAAATCATAGACCGTCCTCCCATTCGTTTTTGAATCAACCATGTTAACAATTATCTCTTTCATAGGTAAGGTCCAGTTGTAAAATTAACATAAGCTGAGGATGGTATACTTAAATCATATCCCTATGCTCTCCATAACCATATTGATCGCAAATTCAGATTGCAATAGTGTCAAACAAGCGAAAGCATTAATAAGTGGAAGAAAGAAAGTATAAACAACAACCCTTGGGTGGAGTTTGACTGCTTTCTGGTCCGGGCTTTTTCTTCGGTGTTATAAACATAGAAATTCacaagatagacaaaacaaacATCTATTAAAGCAGTCGTAAAACTCattaataaaaatatactaaTATGTTAGTCTGTGGACTGATTCTAAATAAAGCTAATACCACAAATAAGCATCTTGTTTCTTTATAATATTCATTTAAAACAATTAGTGTCAAGCATTCCTAAGCGGAACATGCTAGGCAATACTTGAAAATTAGTAGATCTTAATTCTTATGAATATAACCAACAACACTCAATCATAGGGAACCCAAACCAAGAAGATAAGTGTGTACTAGCTGGACTAGGCTCCTAAACAATAAATAGGCTTTCTATCCTATATGATATGTTCAATTTTTAGCATGTTTGTTCAGAGGAGTTTAGCGGGGAAGAGGAGGAAGGGTaacaaaataataaatgcaaGTAAATCATTTAGAAGAAACCAAAGAAATTGCCAATAAAGTTCATGCTAATGCATTTGTAGATTTGCTTTAGTAGCTTTTTCCTGAGTTTTCTCTATCAGTTTCTTGATcccagagttcaaccagaatttaAAGGCTTACCAAATTCCAAATTCTCAAAATGGAAAAAAATTGGATTCTTTCATCCGTAGTTAATATATCAAACTAAACCTGTTGGGAAGAAGAAACCATGTCCTAATTCTAACAGTCATAGAGATTCACTTAAAGAAGAAGGGTGAATTGGTCGTGCATGTTAAGTCCTTAGATAGTGGGGGACAAAATTAATGGGTTAGGGAACATCAATTAGTGGGCATGAGGGACATAAATTAATGGGGATTAGTAAGAAGATTATAATATTAGGAGACAAAAGTTAGTGTGTTAGCATGGgggaataaatatatatatatatatatgtaagtgTATAGTATAAACATGTATAAGAGCAAGAAATGAAGACACGGAAGTTTTTCCTCAACCAAGTTTCTCTTTCAATTtcttacatggtatcagagcaataaGCTCGATCCAACAGTCCAATCATCAAATTCATTTACATCAGATTCATCATCATAGTCAGTAACCTAAAATGCCTGAAACAACCATCATCTCTACTGGTGATACGAGCAATGCTGCAAAACCGGTCAGCTATGATGTCAATCACCCTTATCATCTCAACAACTTTGATTCACCTGGAATGACTCTAGTTAACACTGTATTTGATGGAATAGGATATCCAGGGTGGAGGAGATCTATTCTCTTGTCTTTGTCAGCCAAGAAGAAACTTGGTTTCATCAATGGAGCATGTCAATCTCCAGATCTGAAATCTCCAGAACATGAACAATGGAGTTGTGTGAATGACATAGTCATCTCTTCAATTTTAAATGCTCTCTCAAAGATATTGCAGACAGTGTGATATATTCCAAAACTACAAAAGAACTTTGGGACAGTTTGGAGCAATGATTTGGGAGATCAAATGGAGCCAAGCTTTATCATCTGCAGAAGGAATTAATAGGTTTAGTACAGGGAAACAATGACATTGCAGCATACTTCACTAAGATCAAACGACTGTGGGATGAATTGGATGTTTTAAATGTTATCATATGTTGTTCATGTGTTTGTGTTTGTGAAGGAAAGGCAAAGTTGACTAAGTCTCTTGAAGATCAGAGATTGATCCAATTCCTAATGGGAATAAATGACATCTATGCACAAGCAAGAGGAAATATCCTCATGATGAACCCTTTGCCTAGCATAGATGTTGCTTATTCACTTCTCTTGCAGGATGAAAATCAAAGAGAAGTTTATGCAAATGCACATTTTAATTCTGAATCAGTATCATTCATGGCAGTTGGAGAGGCCAAGCAGCCTAATGCACAACTTCTAGCTGATTTTGCAGTTTTCATGATCACAAGACAAGGGAAGAATTATCAAAAACTTAGAAGCCAAACACAAAGAGGAGCAGGCATATCACCCAAATACAACAACTTAGGGCAAAAGTTTGTTAAACTTCAACAAAAGGTTTAAAGGGAAAAAGAAATACAATCCTAATGTGTCTTGTACTTATTATGGAAAAACAAGGCATACACAAGAGGACTGCTATAGAATTATTGGATTTCCAGAAGATTTTGAGTTCACCAATCACAAAGGTTATCAGACTCAAATTAAAGGAAATGCAATCCTAGCACATGAGGAACGCGAGAATTTAGCAGGACAAAGCACTGAGCTCAACAATAGTAATTTTGGACAACAACTCAGCAAGGAACAAATTGCATAAATGATGCACATGTATAAGCAGGAAAAGTTAGCACATGTAGGAAATACAGGAATCAATGCTAATACAATTGCTGGTACTATTCTAAAATTCTCAGGTTCAGTGTTTACTAGTCTAAAATCAGACACCTTGATCATTGATTCAGGTACCTCAGAGTATATGTGTTTTGATCCTAATTCATTCATATTTCTAACTCCACTTCCTGTACCTTTGAATATCAGTCTACCTAATTCTTTCAAGGTGATTGTTACTCATATAGGGAGTATTTCTATTCTGCCAGGTCATATTCTTAACAATATGTTACATGTTCCAAATTTCAAATATAACTTATTATCAGTTAATAGATTTTGTGTTCAGTTCAAGTATGATGTCCTATTCACATCTATTGGGTGTGTATTGCAAGTCCTTTTAATGAAGAGTCCACAAGTTTTTGGTAAAGTTAGGGAGGGTCTCCACTTGTTGGAACTAGGGCCTTAGTATGGTGAAGTTTTTGGTGTAGTAATGTACTTTCAATtccaaaagaaagaaatcatGTTTCAGAGTCTGTTTCTTTTTCTAGTGCA
Proteins encoded in this window:
- the LOC138874621 gene encoding uncharacterized protein translates to MPETTIISTGDTSNAAKPVSYDVNHPYHLNNFDSPGMTLVNTVFDGIGYPGWRRSILLSLSAKKKLGFINGACQSPDLKSPEHEQWSCVNDIVISSILNALSKILQTKELIGLVQGNNDIAAYFTKIKRLWDELDVLNVIICCSCVCVCEGKAKLTKSLEDQRLIQFLMGINDIYAQARGNILMMNPLPSIDVAYSLLLQDENQREVYANAHFNSESVSFMAVGEAKQPNAQLLADFAVFMITRQGKNYQKLRSQTQRGAGISPKYNNLGQKFVKLQQKEKLAHVGNTGINANTIAGTILKFSGSVFTSLKSDTLIIDSGTSEYMCFDPNSFIFLTPLPVPLNISLPNSFKAKQTRNPFSVSSRKSKHIFELIHVDTWGPYKSNTYNGFRYFLTIVDDYSRGTWAFLLSAKSNAFPMLKSFLCMIERQFNVKVRMIRSNNALELGKGMQEAAFLASEGILHQLSCVATPQHNGIVERKHKHLLEIARGLMFQSKLHMSY